The following coding sequences are from one Leishmania major strain Friedlin complete genome, chromosome 36 window:
- the RPT6 gene encoding proteasome regulatory ATPase subunit, whose product MLAAVAVPSSSSSTAPGTNTAVSDYFLQKIHELRATQKRTLDNFERLEAQRNDLNRRVRHLKEEVQMLQESGSLVVDVVRVMGKNKVLVKAGSGQGKMVVDVDKSVDFKDLTPNARVALRSGTSAIHYILPTKVDPLVSLMKVEKAGKESTYDEIGGLSRQVKEIKEVIELPVKHPKLFEALGIEQPKGVLLYGPPGTGKTLLARAVAHHTDCTFIRVSGAELVQKYIGEGARMVRELFVMAREHSPSIIFMDEIDSIGSSRLESGENGDSEVQRTMLELLNQLDGFEASKNIKVIMATNRMDILDEALLRPGRIDRKIEFPAPDEAARFEILKIHSRKMNLTRGIDLKDIAKKTSNCSGAELKAVCTEAGMFALRERRVHITHEDFVLAVAKVMHKDQDKNVSLKKMWK is encoded by the coding sequence AtgctcgctgccgttgccgtgccgtcgtcgtcgtcgtcaacGGCGCCGGGGACCAACACCGCCGTCTCTGACTACTTTCTTCAGAAGATCCACGAGCTGCGCGCAACGCAGAAGCGAACCCTCGATAATTTCGAGCGCCTCGAAGCCCAGCGCAATGACCTTAACCGCCGTGTCCGCCACCtcaaggaggaggtgcaaATGCTGCAGGAATCCGGCTCCCTGGTCGTGGACGTTGTCAGAGTAATGGGCAAGAACAAGGTGTTGGTGAAGGCCGGTTCTGGGCAGGGAAAGATGGTGGTGGATGTGGACAAGTCGGTGGACTTCAAGGACTTGACCCCCAACGCCCGCGTCGccctgcgcagcggcacctcaGCGATCCACTACATTCTGCCCACGAAGGTCGATCCGCTCGTGTCGCTCATGAAGGTTGAGAAGGCTGGCAAGGAGTCGACCTATGACGAGATCGGCGGCCTATCGCGCCAGGTGAAGGAGATCAAGGAAGTGATCGAGCTCCCCGTGAAGCACCCAAAGCTGTTCGAGGCTCTTGGCATTGAGCAGCCGAAGGGTGTGCTTCTGTATGGCCCGCCTGGCACTGGAAAGACGCTGCTTGCGCGTGCGGTGGCACACCACACCGACTGCACCTTTATCCGTGTCAGtggcgcggagctggtgcagAAGTACATCGGCGAGGGTGCTCGCATGGTGCGTGAGTTGTTCGTTATGGCGCGTGAGCACAGCCCCTCCATCATTTTCATGGATGAAATCGACTCCATCGGCTCCTCGCGCTTGGAGTCAGGCGAGAACGGTGACAGTGAGGTGCAGCGTACCATGCTTGAGCTCCTGAACCAGCTGGATGGCTTTGAGGCCTCCAAAAACATCAAAGTGATTATGGCAACCAACCGCATGGACATCCTtgacgaggcgctgctgcgtcctGGTCGCATTGACCGTAAGATCGAGTTTCCCGCCCCGGACGAAGCGGCCCGCTTTGAGATTCTAAAGATCCACTCGCGCAAGATGAATCTGACGCGCGGCATCGACCTCAAAGACATTGCCAAGAAAACGTCCAACTGCTCTGGCGCCGAGCTGAAGGCGGTGTGCACCGAGGCAGGCATGTTTGCTCTACGCGAGCGCCGCGTGCACATCACGCACGAGGACTTTGTGCTCGCTGTTGCCAAGGTGATGCACAAGGACCAGGACAAGAACGTGTCGTTGAAGAAGATGTGGAAGTAG